A window of [Ruminococcus] lactaris ATCC 29176 genomic DNA:
TGTCTTTTGCAATTTTGAATCCCGAAAAAAGTGCTTTGGAATCACACCCACAGCTATAATATGCTGTAAGCATATTTGCCGCTGTCGATTTTCCAAATCTTCTCGGACGGCTAACGCAAAGATATCCCTGCATTGTATTCAGTACCTGATTCGTATAGCTCAGCATACTCGTTTTGTCCACATAAATTTCAGAATTAACAATCTTACCAAATCCATCTGCATTGGAATTTAAATATCTGCCCACGCATCTTCCTCCTGATTTTCTTTTTGCATACTATTTTTATTATACACCATATTCGGTGTTATTTTCTATTTTTTCAGCAAATCCTGTTCGTTTTCATAATATCCTGCTTTCTTTCATGATACACCGCTTTCTTTATACAACGTGCTGTATTTTCAGCGATTTTTTCCTATTTCCATGAGAATTTGCACTCTTTTTGATCATTTTCACAAGAATTTTTTCAATTCTTTTGTTGAAAATCTTAATTTTTTTATTTTTCAAGGTATTTTTCAGAGAAAAATTCTTAATTTTTCAACCTGTCTGATTCTTCTGTTTTTTCCTTCCCTTGACATCCGGTGCTATAGTGTAACTGTAGCAAAGAAAAAGCACTTAACAATACCTACTTGTACAGAAAGTTGAAGGCTGCTAAGCGGATTCAGAATTTGGAGGAAAAGATAAATGAATACTTTAAAAGCTGAAAAAAGAGACATGTCAATCAAAGCCAAAAAACTTAGACGCGAAGGATTTGTTACCGGTTGTATTTTCGGCCGTGAAATGAAAGAGAGCATTCCACTTAAAATGGAAAAAGCAGATGTTGAAAAACTTCTGAAAGTTGAGAACAAAGGTGGACAGGTAATGCTCGAAGTTGATGGTCAGACTTATGATGCACTGATTAAAGAAGTTGACTACAATCCATTAAAGGGTTATGTTGATGAGATTGATTTTCAGGCACTTGTAAGCAATGAGAAAGTTCATTCTGTTGCTGAGATTCATCTTGTCAACCTTGATAAACTTGCCGCTGGTGTACCACAGCAGATGTTACAGGAGATTTCTTTCAAGGCTCTTCCTGCTGCACTGGTAGAAAAAGTTGAAGTAGATGTCGGAGATCTCAAGGTTGGTGATACCATCCGTGTGGCTGATCTTCCGATCGCCAAAGACAAAGACGTTGATCTTATGACCGATGTTGATGCTACGGTTGTAACGATCACGGAAGTTCATGTAAAAGCTTCTGACCTTGAAGCTGAAGATACCAACGCAGACGAAGCAGCTGAAGCATAAAGTTATTGTTGCAGTCGCCAGAGTCTTGTACAGACGCCTCTTTTGGTTCGCTGCTTACATGGATTTTTAAAATACGGGTGATGGAACAGAAATTCCACCGCCTGTATTTTTTTCTGTAGTATGCAGGGAAAACCACTATATATAAAAGAGAACCCGCCGCCTGCAGATTCTCTTCTCTTTCATCACTTCTCTTCTATTACTTAATATACCCGATAAAGGTATTTCCACTTCCCGCCACCATAGCATTCATCTCATCCATAGTCACAGTCTGCGATGCCCCTGTATCCGGGTCAGAATACGTGATATCCGTCTTAGAATATCCGGTCATCAGGATCGCATGATCTGCACTTGTCAGAGCGATCACTGGGCAGCCTTTATTGATCACATACAATACCTGATCCAGCGTACAGCCCGTAAGATCTGTCTTCTCCGCCTCATACGATTTCATATACCGTTCACATGCTTCCAGTGAACTTTCTCCGCTCTCCTTTGTCACTACAACATTTTCAATAGAATACACCAGATCCCGGTTTCCTTTTTCCCATACATAAGCCTGTTCCGACGAGATCACAACACCGGAAATCTTCTCCGCCTTCTGGATCGCATAGCCGGCTTTATCGTAGATTCCGACCAGTTCACCCATACCATACACATAATATTTTACACGATCATCTTTTCCTTTCAGAACAATCGTCAGTGCATTTTCAGCTACCTGCTGATCCGGCTGGAGCAGCTTCACCTCCGTCTTTTCGATTCCCTCTGCAAAAGTAAACCGGTACTGCTTTCCCAGCTTCTCCGAACTGTAGGAGGTAAGAGAAATCTTCGTATTTTTCTTTTCTACATTATTTGTAATATATTCCTGTGAAGTAACATTATAGATCTCTCCCGCTTTCGCAAGACGGTTCAGTGTCACCATATTTCCCTCGATCAAAATATCAGAAATATAGATCCCCTGATCTTCAAAGGAATACTCTGCTATTTTTTTATTTTTCGAATCATGGATCTCAAGCTGATACATCGGAGTTGTCTTCTCACCGGATGCCGTCTTTCCGGCATCGGAAGTCCGCAAAATTCCATAAATAAAATCTCCATTCAGGAATCCCAGCGGGCGAACGGCTTCATTCTTTGCCGCTTTCACACTATATTCATCCCCGCTGGAAAGATCCATCACCCGGATCTCCTTTGCCGCATCTTTCTCTCCGTCTGTCTGATAAGCAAGCTGATGTCCGTCATCAGAAACTGCATACTTTCCGGCTTCCAGACCTTTTGCAAGCACTTCCTGCTGGTTCTTATCAAGATCGATCCTGTAGAGGACCTGATCTGCAAGCACATACAGCAGCTCCTGTGCATGATTATAATAAACCATCTTTCCCAGTTCATCTTCTGCAATGGCAAAAGATTTTGTACTCGGAATAAAGCCTTTCTCCTGAATCAGATTGCTGTCCACATTAAAATAATAAATACCGACACCAACTTCTCCTTCATGCTCTCCCCGGTTCATATATCCATAAACCGCAAAGGCAATATTCCCATGATCGTCCATACTGATGATCCGTACCGCATGCTGATCATTCAGGCTCCTCACATCCTGTGTATCTTCCTCCGCAAAGCTGAAAACTTTCGTCAGCTCCTCATTTTTCTTATTATACATCCACAGAGTACGGTTCTGCACAAAGGCAAGGATCGAATCCTTTTTATTTGTCTCATAAGGCACATCTTCTGGCACGATTCCAAGCAGGATACCCTTTTGATCCATCACACTTCTACTGCTGCTGAACACTTCCTGAAGATCCCGGTTATAATCCAGCAGGTAGATCGTATCTCCCACCGACCGGATCCTGAAAAATTCTTTCACATTATACCGTGCCGTTTCCTCTTTATCATCCTGACAACGCACCTGATATTTTGCAAGAATGGATGTATAAACACTGTTGCTTTCTTTCAGACTCCACTGCACATCGCCCACGATCTCCGGGTTCAGGTCTCCCCACTGGATATGAGTAATATCTGAGTGGATATTGACGGTCTGGTAAGTCGTATTATCACTCTCTTCTCCCGGCTCAAGATACATACTCAGTGTATCTTCATCACTCTGGTCCAATGCCTTTGCATGAAAATCTTTTGCAAATGTAAGACATTTCCACGCAGTAATCTCATCCGGCTTCTCGATCCGGGTGAAATAATTCACCTTTTTCTGTGCTTCACCACTTCCCAGTGTCAGAGTCAGCTTCAGCACCGCCTCCTGTGCTGACTGATCCAGGGCAGTCCCCAGTTCCAGCGTAACTTTCCCATCCTCTTCTTTGACTTTTCCTTCTGCGTAAGTATCTGCTCCATCCAGTGAATAAACTTTATAGCTGATCTTACTGATCTTATTTCCATTCTCTGCGATCTCAGCCTGAAGCGTTCCATTGCTCTCCAGCGGAGTGATCGTATCACGCATGGCAGTGACATCCATCTGGTCTACATACCCGGACAGAAGATTGATCTCCTGACCACTCACGGTAAAAGAAACTACCGGGAGCGTCGGCTCGCCCATTGTCATAATCTTATCGTCCGTCCCACGGTTCATCACATAATTACTTATCAACAATGCTCCGGCAAAAAATACCGCCAGCACGATTCCCTTTATTATTCTTTTTATCATTATTTATTCTCCCTGAAATCCCGTCGCCAGTGCTTATCCTTTTCTATGATCCTTTTCTATGATCCCTTTCTAAAATCCCGTCACCGATGCCTGCTCTTTTCTGAAAGAAGCCTGCCCAGTGTCGGCTGGATATTCAGAAATGCTTCACACTCTTCCAGCTTCTTTCTGCTCTCCGCTTCTATTGCCCCATCAGTCTTCCCCCTCCTGACTGCACGCAGCAGAATATTCTTCGGTGTATGTTCCATATCAATAAATTCCAGTACCTGGGTTTCATATCCCTCGCTTTCCAGATACTTTGCCCTCAGTCCATCTGTCACCAGTGCTGCGAACCGCTCTCTTAACAGACCATACTCCATCACCGTAGCAAGTACCTCCGGGGTCTCCCCCGCTTCAAACTGCTCATTGATCTCATGCTGGCAGCATGGAACGGAAAGGATCACTTTTGCATTCCAGCCAACTGCCTTCGCCAGTGCATAGTCCGTTGCCGTATTGCAGGCATGCAACGTCACCACCATGTCCACACGGTTTACTCCTTCATAATCTGCAATATCTCCCTCTAAAAACTGAAGCTTTTCATATCCGTACTTCTCTGCCAGCTCATTGCAGTGCCGGATCACCTCACTCTTCAGATCCAGTCCTATAATGCGTATGTCATATTTTTTCAATTCATGCAGATAATAATACATCGCAAAAGTAAGATACGACTTCCCACAGCCAAAATCCAGGATCGTCAGCTCTCTTCCCCTGTCAAGCTGCGGCAGGATATCTTCGATAAATTCCAGGAATCGGTTGATCTGCCGGAACTTATCAAATCTTGTATGCACGATTTTCCCGTCCTGCGTCATAACTCCAAGATCCTGCAGAAACGGAACTTTCACTCCTTCTTCCAGAATATACCGCTTTTTGCGGTTATGGAACAGGTCTGCCGCCTTTGCTCTGATCTTTTTCTGCTTTCTGCGGATCGTCACCTTTCCCTTTTTACTGATCAGCACTGTACAGTCCTGACTCACCGTTTCCAGTTGCATCTGTCCAAAACGCTCCATCACTACAGCCAGGATCTCACCCGCCGCTTCGGGATTTAAATTTCGATGAAATGCCTGCGTCTTCGTAAACGCTTCTAATTGGAACATCAATTCCCCTCTTTTTTCCAGCGGACGTACTTTTATCTTCAAAATCCCCTGAACCGGTTCTGTTCCACACTCCAGCAGCACCGCAGTTCCTTCTTTTTCCTTTGGACTGCTGATAACTGCACGTATAAATTCTCTATTTAAAACTTCCTTCAGAAGCTTTTTTATTTCTTCCATATATATAACTCCATCCTGTCGTATGATACGACGGAAAATCTCTTTTCTTTCACTTTATCAATTCTTATTTTGCAGAATATTCCCGAAGATGTCAAGAGGTCAGACACCGGTTCCTGATGTCTGACCTCTCTTTCTTTCGTTATACGTAATACTGCTTTTTTTCCCATTCTTCCTGTTCCAGAAGAAATCCTTTCTCCCGGAGTGCAGCCTCGATCATATCCAGGGTTTCCTCACTGTCAGCCTCCACTACATGGTAATGATAATCTGAGGTAATATTCTTTAACGGACTGGATTTTCCCGTCTTGATATCATCTAAAAATTCCGCTGCCTTACGCCTGGAAGTAATATTCAGCTCCGCTTCCATATGTCCATAGACCCTGTGGTTTACCATGACATTTTTTACACTTCCTCCAAGATCCACAATAGAATATAATTCTTCTTCTACCTGGGCATCCGTATGCTTTACCTTAAATGTCCGCTGTACGGATGCATCCTCATTGAGAAGATAGCCCCTGTTAGTGGAAATGATCTCATGTCCTGCAGCACGGATCAGTGCAATATCCTGCACGATCACCTGACGGCTCACTGCATACTGTGCTGCCAGTGCTTTCCCGGATACAGGGACGGTGCTGTTCTTTATCTGATTTATAATGGCAGTTCTTCGTTCTGATCCTGTCATCATACCTCTTCCTTTCTACTACTGTGGTTTCTCTTCTTAATTTATAGCATGAAGATTTTTCATGGAAATGTCAAGTATCGGTGCAGAATGCGTCAATGCTCCACTGGAAATATAATCAACTCCAAGTGCTGTCAGTCTGCCGATATTTTCCTTTGTCACATTTCCTGAACACTCTGTCTCTGCTCTTCCGTCAATGATCCGGATTGCCTCGCTCATATCTTCCGTTGACATATTATCCAGCATAATGATGTCTGCTCCTGCCTCTGCTGCCTCTTTTACCATTGCCAGATTTTCAACCTCGATCTCAATCTTTCGGACAAACGGTGCATATTCCTTTGCCATTTTGACTGCTGCCGTAACACTGCCTGCTGCACCGATGTGATTGTCCTTCAGAAGTACTCCGTCTGAAAGATTATACCGATGATTGTAACCGCCACCGACACGGACTGCATATTTTTCAAAAATCCTCATGTTCGGTGTTGTCTTTCTTGTATCAAGAAGTTTTGTCTTACTTCCTTCCAGCAGAGCCGCTACGGAGTGTGTATAGGTTGCAATTCCGCTCATTCTCTGCAAATAGTTCAGAGCCACACGCTCTCCTGAAAGGAGAACCCGGATATCACCGGTCACCTTGCCCATCAACTGACCATTTTTGACTTCATCGCCGTCTTTACAGTAAAATTCTGTCTCCGTCTTATCATCCAGCAATTCAAAGACCCTGCGATATACATCCAGTCCTGCAATAATACCGTCCTGCTTGCAGATCAGTTCTACTTCTCCTTTGACATACTCCTTCATCACCGCATTCGTACTAACGTCCTCACTGGAAATATCTTCTTTTAAAGCCTCCAGGATCAGATGATCTGCCTGAAGTGTCATTGTAATTGTATTCATACCTGTTCTCCTCCAATTTTCTTTGCCGCACGCTTCGCAAACACCAGACTCTCCAACAGCGAATTGCTTGCCAGCCGGTTTGCTCCATGCACTCCGTTACAGCTTGTCTCTCCCACAGCAAAAAGATGATCCATCGAAGTCTTACTGTCAGAATCAACCCATACTCCTCCCATAAAATAATGCTGTGCAGGAACAACCGGGATACATTCCTTCGTCACATCATATCCTTCTTCCAGACAATGATGGTAAATATTCGGGAAATGATTCAGTATTGTATCTTTATCGATCCGTTCCATGGAAAGCCATACATGATCTGTTCCGTCTTTCTTCATCTGTCTCCGGATCTCTTCTGTTACCACATCACGCGGAAGAAGTTCATTTACAAATCGTTCTTTATTCTTATCTAAAAGGATCGCACCCTCTCCCCGGACGGATTCCGAAATCAGGAAACGTCTTCCCGGCTTTGTGGAATACAGTGTTGTCGGGTGGATCTGCACATAATCCAGATGCTCCAGACGGATTCCATGCTTTTCAGAAATATCCAGTGCATCCCCTGTCAGATGTGGGAAATTGGTAGAATGCTGATATCTTCCTCCAATTCCACCGCTTGCCCAGATCGTATTATCTGCATAAATCTCCAGTTCCTGACCGTTCTGATCCTTTGCGTAAATTCCCCTGCAGACTCCATCTTCCACAATAATGTCTGTCATTGTAGTATATTCGTAAATTTCCACATTCGCAAGCTTCTTCACCTGTGCAAGCAGCTTACTTGTAATTTCTTTTCCTGTAACATCCTCATGGAAAAGGATTCTCGGTCTGGAATGGGCCCCTTCTCTTGTAAATGCATAGATTTCTTCCAACGGCTTATCTGTTTCCGGCTCTCTTCCTTTTTCCTGATTTCCTTCTTCAGCAGAATTACCTTCCGGAACATCTGACTCTTTCTGAAATTCAACACCATATCCGATCAGATCCTGAATGATCTCTCTGGAACTGCGGATCATAATATCTACTGATTCTTTCCTGTTCTCATAATGTCCCGCTTTCATTGTATCTTCAAAATAACTGTCGTAATCATCCTCATCATGAAGCATACAGATTCCACCCTGTGCAAGAAATGAATCACTGCTCTCTAAATCTGACTTTGTGATCATGATGATCTTTTTATCTCTGGGAAGATTCAACGCACTGAAAAGTCCTCCCACACCTGTTCCTACGATCACTGCATCTGCTTTCATTTTCATAACAAACTCCATTCTTCCGGCTCTTATTTTGCCAGTTCTAACATTCTCTCCAAAGGTTTTTTGGATTCTTCCCGAAGTGCATCATCCACAAAAACTTCATTTTCCCCGGTCTTTAAGACATGAAGAATCTTTTCCAACGTCACTTTTTTCATATTTCTGCATACAGGAAGCGTTTCTGTAAAATAGAATTTCTTTTCAGGATACCGTTTCTCCAGTTCATACAGGACACCACTCTCCGTACAGATGATCATCTCCTGTGCATCCGTCTCTCCCGCATAATTGATGATTCCGGTTGTACTTCCGATATAATCTGCCAGTTCCAGAACTGCCTGCGGACATTCCGGGTGTGCCAGCACTTCTGCATCCGGGTGTGCTTTCTTCGCATCCTGAATTTCTTCTACTTCCATATACTCATGTACGATGCAGAATCCTTCATTATAAATAAAATGCTTTTCCGGTACAAGTCCTGCAATATAATGTGCCAGGTTGCGATCCGGGATAAAGAAAATATTTTTATTCGGAAGGTTCTTTACGATCTTTACTGCATTTGCAGAAGTAACGCATACATCAGAATGACGTTTCAATTCTGCAGTTGAATTAATATAACAGACTACCGCAAGATCATCATACTCCGCACGCACTTTCTCGATCGTTTCAGGGGATGCCATATGTGCCATCGGGCAATCTGCTGCCATATCTGGCATCAGAACCGTCTTTTCCGGGTTCAGGATCTTGGCACTCTCACCCATAAAGGAAACTCCGCAAAATACAATCGTCTTTTCTTTCAGGCCTACTGCCACCTTGCTCAGATAAAAGGAATCTCCTATGTAATCCGCTATCTCCTGGATCTCAGGTCTTACATAATAATGAGCCAGGATCACCGCATCTTTTTCTTTCTTTAA
This region includes:
- a CDS encoding 50S ribosomal protein L25 gives rise to the protein MNTLKAEKRDMSIKAKKLRREGFVTGCIFGREMKESIPLKMEKADVEKLLKVENKGGQVMLEVDGQTYDALIKEVDYNPLKGYVDEIDFQALVSNEKVHSVAEIHLVNLDKLAAGVPQQMLQEISFKALPAALVEKVEVDVGDLKVGDTIRVADLPIAKDKDVDLMTDVDATVVTITEVHVKASDLEAEDTNADEAAEA
- a CDS encoding C39 family peptidase, with the protein product MIKRIIKGIVLAVFFAGALLISNYVMNRGTDDKIMTMGEPTLPVVSFTVSGQEINLLSGYVDQMDVTAMRDTITPLESNGTLQAEIAENGNKISKISYKVYSLDGADTYAEGKVKEEDGKVTLELGTALDQSAQEAVLKLTLTLGSGEAQKKVNYFTRIEKPDEITAWKCLTFAKDFHAKALDQSDEDTLSMYLEPGEESDNTTYQTVNIHSDITHIQWGDLNPEIVGDVQWSLKESNSVYTSILAKYQVRCQDDKEETARYNVKEFFRIRSVGDTIYLLDYNRDLQEVFSSSRSVMDQKGILLGIVPEDVPYETNKKDSILAFVQNRTLWMYNKKNEELTKVFSFAEEDTQDVRSLNDQHAVRIISMDDHGNIAFAVYGYMNRGEHEGEVGVGIYYFNVDSNLIQEKGFIPSTKSFAIAEDELGKMVYYNHAQELLYVLADQVLYRIDLDKNQQEVLAKGLEAGKYAVSDDGHQLAYQTDGEKDAAKEIRVMDLSSGDEYSVKAAKNEAVRPLGFLNGDFIYGILRTSDAGKTASGEKTTPMYQLEIHDSKNKKIAEYSFEDQGIYISDILIEGNMVTLNRLAKAGEIYNVTSQEYITNNVEKKNTKISLTSYSSEKLGKQYRFTFAEGIEKTEVKLLQPDQQVAENALTIVLKGKDDRVKYYVYGMGELVGIYDKAGYAIQKAEKISGVVISSEQAYVWEKGNRDLVYSIENVVVTKESGESSLEACERYMKSYEAEKTDLTGCTLDQVLYVINKGCPVIALTSADHAILMTGYSKTDITYSDPDTGASQTVTMDEMNAMVAGSGNTFIGYIK
- a CDS encoding class I SAM-dependent methyltransferase encodes the protein MEEIKKLLKEVLNREFIRAVISSPKEKEGTAVLLECGTEPVQGILKIKVRPLEKRGELMFQLEAFTKTQAFHRNLNPEAAGEILAVVMERFGQMQLETVSQDCTVLISKKGKVTIRRKQKKIRAKAADLFHNRKKRYILEEGVKVPFLQDLGVMTQDGKIVHTRFDKFRQINRFLEFIEDILPQLDRGRELTILDFGCGKSYLTFAMYYYLHELKKYDIRIIGLDLKSEVIRHCNELAEKYGYEKLQFLEGDIADYEGVNRVDMVVTLHACNTATDYALAKAVGWNAKVILSVPCCQHEINEQFEAGETPEVLATVMEYGLLRERFAALVTDGLRAKYLESEGYETQVLEFIDMEHTPKNILLRAVRRGKTDGAIEAESRKKLEECEAFLNIQPTLGRLLSEKSRHR
- a CDS encoding transcription repressor NadR translates to MTGSERRTAIINQIKNSTVPVSGKALAAQYAVSRQVIVQDIALIRAAGHEIISTNRGYLLNEDASVQRTFKVKHTDAQVEEELYSIVDLGGSVKNVMVNHRVYGHMEAELNITSRRKAAEFLDDIKTGKSSPLKNITSDYHYHVVEADSEETLDMIEAALREKGFLLEQEEWEKKQYYV
- the nadC gene encoding carboxylating nicotinate-nucleotide diphosphorylase, coding for MNTITMTLQADHLILEALKEDISSEDVSTNAVMKEYVKGEVELICKQDGIIAGLDVYRRVFELLDDKTETEFYCKDGDEVKNGQLMGKVTGDIRVLLSGERVALNYLQRMSGIATYTHSVAALLEGSKTKLLDTRKTTPNMRIFEKYAVRVGGGYNHRYNLSDGVLLKDNHIGAAGSVTAAVKMAKEYAPFVRKIEIEVENLAMVKEAAEAGADIIMLDNMSTEDMSEAIRIIDGRAETECSGNVTKENIGRLTALGVDYISSGALTHSAPILDISMKNLHAIN
- a CDS encoding FAD-binding protein; its protein translation is MKMKADAVIVGTGVGGLFSALNLPRDKKIIMITKSDLESSDSFLAQGGICMLHDEDDYDSYFEDTMKAGHYENRKESVDIMIRSSREIIQDLIGYGVEFQKESDVPEGNSAEEGNQEKGREPETDKPLEEIYAFTREGAHSRPRILFHEDVTGKEITSKLLAQVKKLANVEIYEYTTMTDIIVEDGVCRGIYAKDQNGQELEIYADNTIWASGGIGGRYQHSTNFPHLTGDALDISEKHGIRLEHLDYVQIHPTTLYSTKPGRRFLISESVRGEGAILLDKNKERFVNELLPRDVVTEEIRRQMKKDGTDHVWLSMERIDKDTILNHFPNIYHHCLEEGYDVTKECIPVVPAQHYFMGGVWVDSDSKTSMDHLFAVGETSCNGVHGANRLASNSLLESLVFAKRAAKKIGGEQV
- the nadA gene encoding quinolinate synthase NadA — protein: MTIKEEIEQLKKEKDAVILAHYYVRPEIQEIADYIGDSFYLSKVAVGLKEKTIVFCGVSFMGESAKILNPEKTVLMPDMAADCPMAHMASPETIEKVRAEYDDLAVVCYINSTAELKRHSDVCVTSANAVKIVKNLPNKNIFFIPDRNLAHYIAGLVPEKHFIYNEGFCIVHEYMEVEEIQDAKKAHPDAEVLAHPECPQAVLELADYIGSTTGIINYAGETDAQEMIICTESGVLYELEKRYPEKKFYFTETLPVCRNMKKVTLEKILHVLKTGENEVFVDDALREESKKPLERMLELAK